In Candidatus Abyssobacteria bacterium SURF_5, the genomic stretch ATAGCGCCTCCCATGAGAAGGATGCGCCACTGGCCAGCCCGTAAATTTCGCGCCGATAGGCCGGGCCGTTTACCGGCGCCATCCTGCTAATCGACGGCTCTTCCCGATCCGCAGGCTGATCGAGGGAGCCGGGCCACTTTGTTAAGCAGCCATTGCAAATTCGTGATCTGCAGTTACATTTTGTTTCCCGACCGTTTAACGAGTGGTACGGGGTGCTCGGCATGCAACCCAAGAAGCAGCTATCCCTGTCGAACCCTTTTCGCCCCCGTTATTGCTTGCTCTTCAGTTCTCTCCTGATTTCTCTTTCAGTGTCCCTTCTCTTTATTTGCTCCCGCTTGTCGTACTGTTTTCGACCGCGGGCAAGACCGAGTTCCACCTTGGCTTTTCCTCGGAGAAAGTATACTTTTAGAGGGATGAGCGTAAGCCCTTTTTCCTCGGTTTTTCCGGTTAATCGCTTTATTTCAGCTTTGTGCAGGAGCAGTTTCCTTTCCCGGAGCGGGTCGTGATTTTGAATGTTTCCGTGTGAATACGGGCTGATATGCGCATTCACAAGAAACACTTCTCCTTCCTGGACTTTGGCGAAACTGTCCTTTAGATTCATGCGGCCCTCACGAAGCGATTTCACCTCGGTCCCTTTGAGAGACATACCGGCCTCAAGAGATTCAAGAATTTCGTAATCGCTTCGTGCCTTGCGATTTATCGTCACAATTTTCTCACTCATAACTACATTATCATAGCATAAAAAGAAGGAGAACTCAAGGGTTACCGCGCGGGATAACAGCCGCACAAGTTATTGATATTAAAGTGTTTATCATAAATCTATCTGACAGAAAATATCTGGACTCCGTTTTCGGCGGGCCAGTTTACCAATGAGATAGCCTTTTTATTCAATTCTACATTCTGCGATTCGATCGTCACGACAAGAGAGCCGCTCCGGCCGATGGTCATCTGGTTGAGCACGCGTTTTTGACTGGCTAATATCTGAGCCAATTGGCTAGCCGCACCAGGATTTTTGCACCGGAAATAGAAA encodes the following:
- the smpB gene encoding SsrA-binding protein SmpB — translated: MSEKIVTINRKARSDYEILESLEAGMSLKGTEVKSLREGRMNLKDSFAKVQEGEVFLVNAHISPYSHGNIQNHDPLRERKLLLHKAEIKRLTGKTEEKGLTLIPLKVYFLRGKAKVELGLARGRKQYDKREQIKRRDTEREIRRELKSKQ